In Populus nigra chromosome 1, ddPopNigr1.1, whole genome shotgun sequence, one genomic interval encodes:
- the LOC133676335 gene encoding tyrosine-sulfated glycopeptide receptor 1-like — MMVIIMVKKDSLTSLPGLTYPLIIIQRPRTSSSSSSSVMFLSLLLILILLLLPPCHATTVCNQDDHHSLLFFLSRLSSSSPLNWGHSTDCCLWEGVDCDGTADGRVTSLSLPFRDLNGTLAPSLANLTSLTHLNLSHNRLYGSLPVRFFSSLRSLQVLDLSYNRLEGEIPSLDTNNLIRIKIVDLSSNHFYGELCQSNSFLQTAWNLTRLNVSNNSFAGQIPSNICNISSGSTTLLDFSNNDFSGNLTPGFGECSKLEIFRAGFNNLSGMIPDDLYKATSLVHFSLPVNHLSGQISDAVVNLTSLKVLELYSNQLGGRIPRDIGKLSKLEQLLLHINSLTGPLPPSLMNCTNLVKLNLRVNFLAGNLSDSDFSTLRNLSTLDLGNNKFTGTFPTSLYSCTSLVAVRLASNQIEGQILPDILALRSLSFLSISANNLTNITGAIRILMGCKSLTTLILSNNTMSEGILDDGNALDSTGFQNLQVLALGRCKLSGQVPSWLANISSLQVIDLSYNQIRGSIPGWLDNLSSLFYLDLSNNLLSGEFPSKLTGLETLRSQEVIKQLDRSYLELPVFVMPTNATNLQYNQLSNLPPAIYLGNNNLSGNIPVQIGQLKFLHVLDLSDNRFSGNIPDELSNLANLEKLDLSGNLLSGEIPTSLKGLHFLSSFSVANNDLQGPIPSGGQFDTFPSSSFTGNQWSCGQVLQRSCSSSPGTNHTSAPHKSTNIKLVIGLVIGICFGTGLFIAVLALWILSKRRIIPGGDTDNTELDTISINSGFPPEGDKDASLVVLFPSNTNEIKDLTISELLKATDNFNQANIVGCGGFGLVYKATLGDGSKLAVKKLSGDLGLMEREFRAEVEALSTAQHENLVSLQGYCVHEGCRLLIYSFMDNGSLDYWLHEKTDGASQLDWPTRLKIARGVGCGLAYMHQICEPHIVHRDIKSSNILLDEKFEAHVADFGLSRLILPYQTHVTTELVGTLGYIPPEYGQAWVATLRGDIYSFGVVMLELLTGKRPMEVFKPKMSRELVGWVQQRRNEGKQEEIFDPLLRGKGFDDEMLQILDVACMCVSQNPFKRPTIKEVVDWLKNVGSHRNENKVQQIY, encoded by the exons ATGATGGTGATAATAATGGTCAAGAAAGACAGCCTTACTTCTCTGCCTGGCTTGACATATCCACTCATCATAATTCAAAGACCTagaacctcctcctcctcctcctcctcggtCATGTTCTTATCtcttcttctaattttaatACTATTGCTACTGCCCCCTTGCCATGCCACAACTGTCTGCAATCAAGATGATCATCACTCTCTCTTGTTCTTCTTATCCCGtttatcatcttcttctcctttgaaTTGGGGTCATTCCACTGATTGCTGCCTCTGGGAAGGAGTTGATTGTGATGGAACTGCAGATGGTCGAGTAACCAGTCTTTCTCTACCTTTCAGAGACCTTAATGGCACCCTCGCTCCATCTCTTGCCAATCTCACGAGTCTTACACACCTCAATCTTTCACATAATCGCCTGTATGGTTCTCTACCTGTTAGATTCTTTTCCTCACTCAGAAGCCTCCAGGTTCTTGATCTCAGCTACAACCGTctcgaaggtgaaataccatcCCTTGATACTAATAACCTTATCCGTATCAAGATAGTGGACTTGTCTAGCAACCACTTCTATGGGGAATTATGTCAATCCAACTCATTTCTCCAGACAGCTTGGAATTTGACTAGACTCAATGTTAGCAATAACAGCTTCGCAGGCCAAATTCCTTCCAACATCTGCAACATTTCTTCTGGTTCCACGACCCTCCTTGACTTCTCCAACAACGATTTCAGCGGGAACCTCACTCCAGGATTTGGGGAATGTTCCAAACTTGAGATATTCCGTGCTGGTTTCAATAATCTCTCGGGGATGATTCCTGATGATCTTTACAAAGCAACCTCACTTGTACATTTCTCATTACCTGTCAACCACCTCTCTGGTCAAATCAGTGATGCTGTGGTCAATCTCACTAGTCTCAAGGTTCTTGAGCTGTACTCCAATCAGTTGGGTGGCAGGATACCCCGGGATATAGGCAAGCTCTCCAAGTTGGAACAGTTGCTGCTTCACATTAACTCGCTCACAGGTCCTCTGCCTCCATCTCTGATGAACTGTACTAATCTAGTAAAATTGAATCTGCGGGTCAATTTCTTGGCAGGAAATCTCTCTGACTCCGATTTCTCCACACTCCGCAATCTTAGCACCCTCGATCTTGGTAACAACAAGTTTACAGGTACCTTTCCCACTAGCCTCTACTCATGCACATCACTAGTTGCAGTTAGACTTGCCAGTAATCAGATAGAGGGACAGATCTTACCTGACATACTAGCGCTACGATCTTTATCTTTTCTCTCAATTTCCGCCAACAACTTAACTAACATTACTGGGGCTATCCGAATTCTGATGGGTTGCAAGAGCCTCACTACCCTCATCCTCTCCAATAATACTATGAGTGAAGGTATACTAGACGATGGAAATGCATTAGACTCTACTGGATTCCAAAATCTCCAGGTTTTGGCCCTAGGTCGTTGCAAACTCTCTGGTCAAGTGCCATCCTGGCTAGCCAACATCAGTAGCCTACAGGTCATAGACCTGTCTTACAATCAAATCAGAGGTTCAATTCCTGGTTGGCTGGATAATCTTTCAAGCCTTTTCTACTTAGACTTGTCTAATAACCTTCTTTCAGGAGAATTTCCTTCGAAACTCACGGGATTGGAAACACTAAGATCGCAAGAAGTTATTAAACAACTGGACAGAAGTTATCTAGAGTTGCCCGTGTTTGTCATGCCCACAAATGCTACCAATTTGCAGTACAATCAGCTCTCTAACCTGCCACCGGCTATATACCTTGGAAACAACAACCTCAGTGGCAATATCCCTGTACAGATTGGCCAACTGAAGTTCCTTCATGTGTTGGATCTCAGTGATAACAGATTCTCTGGAAACATTCCAGATGAATTATCAAACCTCGCTAACTTGGAGAAATTGGATCTCTCAGGAAACCTTTTGTCCGGAGAAATTCCTACTTCACTCAAAGGTCTCCATTTCTTGTCTTCGTTCAGTGTTGCCAATAATGATCTTCAAGGACCTATACCATCTGGAGGTCAGTTTGATACTTTCCCTAGTTCCAGCTTTACAGGGAATCAATGGTCATGTGGTCAGGTTTTGCAGCGATCTTGTTCCAGTTCACCAGGAACCAACCATACTTCAGCTCCTCATAAAAGcacaaacataaaacttgtCATCGGACTTGTCATCGGTATCTGTTTCGGCACTGGTTTATTTATTGCTGTGTTAGCGCTGTGGATATTGTCCAAGAGAAGGATCATTCCTGGAGGGGACACTGACAACACTGAGTTGGATACAATTTCCATCAACTCTGGATTTCCTCCAGAGGGTGACAAGGATGCCAGCTTAGTTGTACTGTTCCCAAGTAATACTAATGAGATCAAGGATCTAACCATTTCTGAACTCTTGAAAGCCACTGACAATTTTAATCAGGCAAACATTGTTGGTTGTGGGGGTTTTGGTTTGGTGTATAAGGCAACATTAGGAGATGGGAGCAAGCTGGCTGTCAAGAAACTCTCGGGAGACTTGGGTCTGATGGAAAGAGAATTCAGAGCAGAGGTAGAGGCACTTTCCACAGCCCAACATGAAAACCTGGTTTCCCTGCAAGGCTATTGTGTGCATGAGGGATGTCGCTTGCTTATATATTCGTTCATGGACAATGGGAGTTTGGATTACTGGTTGCATGAGAAGACCGATGGTGCATCCCAACTAGATTGGCCCACTAGACTTAAGATTGCAAGGGGAGTAGGTTGTGGTCTGGCTTACATGCACCAGATATGTGAGCCTCATATTGTGCATCGTGACATCAAATCCAGCAACATCCTCCTTGACGAGAAGTTCGAAGCACACGTAGCAGATTTTGGATTGTCCCGGTTGATTCTGCCTTACCAAACTCATGTTACAACCGAGCTTGTTGGAACTCTGGGTTATATTCCTCCTGAGTATGGGCAAGCATGGGTAGCCACTTTGAGGGGAGATATATACAGTTTTGGAGTTGTTATGCTTGAACTGCTGACTGGAAAGAGACCTATGGAGGTATTCAAGCCAAAGATGTCAAGAGAATTGGTTGGCTGGGTGCAGCAAAGGAGAAATGAGGGTAAACAAGAAGAGATCTTTGATCCTCTCCTGAGAGGAAAGGGTTTTGATGACGAGATGCTGCAAATACTAGATGTGGCCTGCATGTGCGTTAGCCAGAATCCTTTCAAGAGACCAACCATCAAGGAAGTTGTTGATTGGCTCAAGAATGTTGGCTCACACAGAAATGAAAATAAGG tacaacagatatattaa